Sequence from the Nocardioides exalbidus genome:
CGTCGTACGCCGTCCGCTCGCCGTGCGCGACCAGCGGCTCGGCCCGTCGGTCGATCCGCAGCAGGCCGCCGTCGACCGACGGCTGGGGGGCGAATCCGTGAGCAGGGACCCGTCCCGCGAGCCCGAACACGAACCACGGTGCCGCCTGCGCGGTCATCATCGTGCCGCCGCCGACGCCTGCCCGCTTCCGGGCCACCTCCCACTGGACGAGCAGGAGCGCGTGCTGCCACGTCTGCTCGCGCAGGAGGCGGCGCAGGATCGGCGTGGTCAGGTGGAAGGGGACGTTGCCGACCACGACGGGGAGGTCGAACGGTCGGCGGAGGGCGTCGGCGTGCTCGACGCGCGCGGTGGGCAGGTCGCGGCGGAGCCGTCGTGCGCGGTGCTCGTCGAGCTCGACCGCGGTGACGTCGCGTCCGCGTCCGACGAGGACCCGGGTGACGGCGCCGTCACCCGAGCCGATCTCGAGGATCGGGCCGACCGTGTCGTCGACGAGCTCGCCGATGCGCCGGAGGGTCGGTGCGTGGTGCAGGAAGTTCTGGCCGAGCTCGTGCCGGCCGCCATGTCTGGATCGAGGCATGGGGATGTGCTCCCGGGTCTGGTGGGGAGCACCTGGTGCGAGGGTGCGCGACCGGGACGGGTCGCGCAGGTGCCGCTCCGAGGTGCGAGGACGTCTCGGTGACGGCGCGGGAGTGACGTCGCGCCGTCAGGCGCGGCGGTCGCGGACCGCCGCGAAGGCGGCGACGTGAAGGGAACCCATGCCGGAGACCCTAGGCAGGCCGCACGACGCGACGCGACCGCTTTTCGCCGCGGCGGTGGAGGCGTCCCGGGCGTCCCAGTACGCTCCGGGCACCGCAGGACGAGGAGGGCGTGGCCATGAGGGGCAGGCGTTCTCCGCGCGCACCCGGGTGGTCGCCCCTCCGGCACGCGTGGCGATCGGCCGTCGGGCACCGCCGCGGCCAGGCGGCCGCGCTGCTCGCCGTCTCGGCGCTCGTCACGGCGTGCACCGCCTTCGCGCCCGTCTACGACCGCGCGATGCAGCAGGCCCTCGTCGACACCCTGGTCGCCCAGCAGGGACCCGGCGACCGGGTGGTCGTCCTCGAGTCGGCGTCGGCGGTCAACGCGATCGGCACGACCGAGGCGCGCGATCCCCACGAGCTGGAGGCGATGGTGCCTGCCGGAGTGGCGGCCCGCCTCGGTCCGGCGGTGCTGGAGCGACGCGCCCTCGTGAGCCCGACGACCGGCGAGGTCCCGCCCAACGGCCTGCTGGTGTGGCGTGACGGCGCGTGCGACCACCTCCGGCTGCTCAGCGGCAGGTGCCCGGAGGCGTCGGGCGAGATCCTGGTCAGCGAGGCGGACGTCGATCACTTCGGCCTCACCGTCGGCTCGTCCCTGGCGGTCGCCCCGGCCGAGGAGGGCCCGGACCTCCCGCTCGAGGTGGTCGGCACCTACGCGGTCGCGGGCGGCGACTGGTGGCAGGGCCTCCGGCTCGTCGGCACCTCGATGCCGGCCGCCGGCGGGACCGACCCGTCCGCCGCGCACGACGCCTGGGTGACCGCCGAGGAGACGTTCACCGACGCGGCCGTCCTGCCCGCCGAGTCGTCACGGGCCGGTGCGCTGGTCCCGTCGGGCACCGACGTGGACGACCTGTTCGCGCTCGACAGCTCCCTCGATGCCTGGGCGGAGGACGTCCGCGGGCAGGGCGACGACCTCCGCGTCCTCAGCAGCGTCGACGACGCGGCCGAGGACGTGCGCGACCAGGCCGCGCTCGGTGCCCGCACGGTCCCGTTGCTGCTGGCGCCGCTCGCCGTGCTGGCCGTCTTCGTCCTCTGGCTGGTCCTCGTCGCGGCGACCCAGCAGCGCCGTGGGGAGGTGGCGGTGGCCCGGCTGCGGGGCAGGGGTCCGGCCGGCGCCGTGGGGCTGCTGCTGGTCGAGCTGCTGCCGGTGCTGCTCGCCGGGGTCGTCCCGGGCGTGGCGATCGCACTCGCCGGCGGCGTGGTCGTACGCACGCTGCTCCCGGGGCCCGCCGCCCTCGAGCTCGCGCCCGGGCTCGTGACCGCGGTGCTCGTCGCCGTCCTCGCCCTGGTGCTGACGACGCTCGCCGCTGCCGTGCGGGTGGCCCGCGAGCCCCTCGACGCACTGGTGCGCAGCGGTCGCTCCGGCGGGGGCAGCTGGCGGCTCGGCGCGACGGACGCCGTGCTGCTCGCCGCGGCCGGGACCGGCGCGCTCGCCTTCGTCGCCGGGAGTCTCACGGGCGCGGCCGCGCTGGCCGGCCCGGCCCTGCTCGCCCTCGTCGTCGGTCTTCTCCTCAGCCACGTCGTGGCGCCCGTGGGGACCAGGGTGGGTCGGTGGTTCCTCCGGCGGGGCCGGCTCGTCACGGGCCTGACGCTGCTCGACCTCGGTCGCCGCCGCGAGACCCGCGTCCTCGTCGCCGTCCTCACCGTGGCCTCGGCCCTCGCCGTGTTCTCCCTCGACGCCCTCGTCGTCGGCGAGCGCAACCGCGCCAACGCGAGCGAGCACGACGCCGGGGCGCCGGTCGTGCTCGCGATCGAGGGGCACGACCTCGACCGGGTGCGGACGGCGCTGGCGGCCGCCGACCCGACGGCAGAGCGGGCCACGCCCGTCGTCCTCGCCGACGGCACGCTGGCCGTGGACCCCGAGCCGTTCCACAGGATCGCCTACTTCCCGCGCGGCGCCCCGACCGCGGAGGAGTGGCGCGCGATCGAGCCGCCCGGGCACCCGGCCGTGGAGCTGACCGGGTCGCGGGTCTCCCTCGTGGTGGAGGCAGCGGACGACTTCGCCGTCCAGGACGTCCTCGCGGTGCCGTCCGAGCTGCGCCTCGCGCTCGTCGTCACCGCCACGACCGGCGTACGCCACACGGTGCCGCTCGGTCCGGTCCCGGCCGCCGGCACCCGGGCGACGCTGACGGGGAGGATGCCGATGTGCGGCGCGGGCTGCCGGCTCGCGGCGATCCAGATGAGTGCCGCCCAGGGCTCGATCACGACGGGTGGGCTCAGGTTCGGCGGGCTGCGAGTCGACGGGGCGCCGGTCGACCTGGGGACCTCGGCCGAGGACTGGAACGCCAGCGAGGACGAGCACACCGTGCTGCGCCCGGTCGCCGGCGACCCGGCCGACGCGCTCACCCTGCTCGTGAGCGTCCGCGGTTTCTACCCGGTGGACCTCACCCCGGCCTGGATCCCGCCGACGCTCCACGCGATCGTGCCGTCGGGCCGCGGCGCAGACGACCTGGTCGTCACCGGGGTCGACGGCAGCGACCGCGCGGCCGACGTCGTGGGGCGCACCACCCTGCTCCCGGCGATGCCCGCGCGGTCGGCGCTGGTGGACCTCGACGCCGCCACCCGCGGTCGCGACATCACCTTCGACGCGCTCCTCCAGGTGTGGCTCGACGACGACCCCGCCCTGGTGGCCGACGTCGAGGACTCCCTGCGTGCGAGCGGGGTCTCCGTGACCGACGTGCGCCGTCACTCCGCGATCAGCCGGTCCTACTCCCACACCGTCCCCACCTGGAGCCTGGCGCTCGGTGCCGTCGTGGGCCCGGTCGTCGTCCTGGTCGCGGTGCTGGTCCTGCTCGTCCTGGCCGTCATCGGCTGGCGGTCCCGGTCACGGGACCTCGCGATCCTGCGGCTCAACGGCGCCGGGCGTCGTACGACGGCCCGCCTGGCCGCGTGGGCCCACCTCCCCGCCGTCATCGCGGCCGTGCTCGCCGGTGCCGGAGCCGGGGTGGCGGGAGCAAGACTCGCGATGTCCGACGTCGCGTTCTTCCCCGATCCGCCGACGGTGCCGGTGGTCGACACCGCCCTCGCCTGGCCCGCCGTGCTCCTCGTCGCAGCGACCTGCGCGGTCGTGCTGCCCGTCGCGGTGGTCGTCTCCGGCCTGGCGGTGGCGCGCCGCGCACACCTCGAGCGGGCAGGGGAGGCGACATGACGGGCGGCCTGTCGATCCGCACGCGCGGACTGGTGCACATCTACCACGTGGAGGAGCACGACGTGGCGGCGTTGTCGGGCGTCGACCTCGACGTCGCGGCGGGGGAGGTGGTCGGGCTGCTCGGGCCCTCCGGCTCGGGCAAGTCGACCCTGATGAGCCTGCTCGCCGGGATCCTGCGGCCCAGTGCCGGCAAGGTCTTCGTGGGGGAGACCGAGGTGTCGGCGGTGGGCTCGAAGGTCCTCGACGAGCTGCGCGCCGGCGACGTCGGCCTGATGCTCCAGGGGGCGGCGCGCAACCTGCTGCCCCACGTCTCCGCGATCGACAACGTGCGGTTCGCCCAGCAGCCGGCCCGCCGCGCGCGCCGGGAGGTCCCCGATCCTGACGAGGTGCTCGCCGAGGTCGGCCTGGCAGCGCTCACCGAGCGCCCCCTGGGCGCGCTGACCCCGGCCGAGCTGCAGCTCGCGGCGGTCGCGGCCGCGGTGTCCACCCGCCCCGGGCTGCTCCTGTGCGACGAACCGACCAGCCAGCTCGACCACGCCGCCCGCGACCGGGTGCTCGAGGTGCTCACCGAGGTGAACCGCACGCACGGCACCACCGTCGTCCTGGTCACCCACGATCCCGAGGTCGCCCGCGTGCTGCCGCGCACGGTCACCATCCGCGACGGCCGCATCGGTGGTGAGGGTCGCAGCGGGGAGGAGTACGCCGTCGTCACCGCGGACGGCTTCCTGCCGCTGCCCGGGCACGCGCTGGACCGGCTCCCGCCCGGCACGCTCGTGCGGCTGCACGAGGTCGACGACCACTTCGAGCTGAGGGCGGAGGAGCCGTGAGCGACCTGCAGGCGACCGGGCTGTCGGTGGCGTGGGGCGGCGTGGTCGCCGTACGCCCCCTCGACCTCGCCGTGCCGTCGGGTGCGGTCGTGGCGGTGACCGGCCCCTCGGGAGCCGGCAAGTCGTCGCTGCTGTGGGCCCTCGCCCGGGCGCTCCGGCCCGCCGCGGCCTCCGTGACGGGGACCGTCCGGGTGGGCGGGTCGGTGGTGGACGACCACGACGAGGCCGCACGGCGAGGAGTCGTGCTCGTGCCGCAGCGCAACGCCCTCTCGGCCACCCTCACGGCCCACGAGAGCGTGCTCGTGCCGCTCCTCGCCCACCGCGTGCCCGCGACCGAGGCGTGGCAGCGCACGGACGAGGCCCTCGGACGGGTCGGGCTGACGGGCTCGGAGCAGCACCTCGTCGACCAGCTCTCCGGCGGCCAGCAGCAGCGGGTGGCCCTGGCGCGGGCGCTCGCGCTCCGCCCGGAGGTCCTCCTCGCCGACGAGTCGACCAGCGAGCTCGACGCCGGCAACCGCGAGCTGGTCCTCGCCGCGCTGCACGAGGAGGCCGCCCGCGGCGCCGCGGTCGTGCTGGCGACGCATGACCCGGACGCCGCAGCCGGCGCCGGGGCCGTGCTGGCGCTCGACGAGGGAGCCGCTGCGTGGGAGCGGGGCCCTGTCGCCTAGGGTTCCTTCTTGCAAGTTGTTTGCAACAAGCGAGAGCGAGGAGCCCGGGTGGCCACCGACACCGTCCAGGTGCCGAGACCGACGTCCGAGTCCCCGGGTGACCCGCTCGGGCTGGCCGCCACCCGGCGTCGTACGACGACCTGGCTGGTCGGGCTCGTCCTCGGGCTCGTCGTCACGATGGTCGCCGGGGTCGGCACCGGGGCCTTCTCCGTCCCGGCCGGGACCGTCGCCCAGGTCGTCGCCCACCACCTGCTCGGGTGGCCGGGGGAGCGCACGTGGAGCGCACCCGTGGACGCCATCGTGTGGCAGGTCCGCCTCCCGCGGGTGCTGCTCGGCGCGCTCGTCGGCGCGGGCCTGGCGATCTGCGGCGTCGCGCTCCAGGCGATGGTCCGCAACGTGCTCGCCGACCCCTACCTGCTCGGCGTGAACTCTGGCGCCTCGAGCGGTGCCGCGGCCGCGATCCTCTTCGGTGTCGGCGCCGGCTTCGTCGACCACGCGCTCCAGGTCACCGCCTTCCTCGGGGCGCTGGCCGCCTCGCTGCTCGTCTTCCTCGTCGCGCGCACCGCGGGCAGGGTCACCTCGGTGCGGCTGCTGCTGGCGGGGGTCGCCGTGGGCTACGCGCTCTACGCGCTCACCAGCTTCCTGATCTTCGCCTCGGGCTCTGCGGAGGGCGCCCGGTCGGTGATGTTCTGGCTGCTCGGCTCGCTGGCCCTCGCGCAGTGGGACCTGCCGTTCGCGGTCGTCGCCGTCGTGGTGCTCCTCTCGATCGCGCTCCTCACCGTCTGGGGCCGGCGCCTCGACGCGCTGGCCGTCGGCGACGAGACCGCCCACACCCTCGGCGTACGGCCCGAGCGCTTCCGGCTGCAGCTGCTCGTCGTGGTCGCTCTGTGCGTCGGGGTGGTCGTCGCGGCCGCCGGGAGCATCGGGTTCGTGGGGCTCGTGGTGCCGCACCTGGCCCGCCGCGCCGTCGGCGGGGCCCACGTCCGCGTGGTCGTCGTGGCCGCGCTGATGGGCGCGATCCTGCTGATCTGGGCCGACATCCTCGCCCGCACCGTCTTCGCGCCGCAGGAGGTGCCGATCGGGATCATCACCTCCCTCGTCGGCGCGCCCTTCCTGCTCGTCCTCATCCGCCGCCTCCACGCCACCAGCGCGTGACACCGGCCCGACCCGCCAGACTCGCCCGAGGAGAACCAGTGCCGCTCGCCCCGACCCGCATCACCGCCACCCTGCTGCTCGCCGGCGCCCTCGCCGCGTGCGGCGGCGAGGCCGACGAGGGGTCCCGGCCGACCTCGTCCAGCACCGGGTCGTACCCCGTCACCGTCGAGAACTGCGGGGCCGACGTCACCTTCGAGGCCGACCCCGCGCGCGTCGTGCTGCTGAAGAGCTCGGCCGTGCCGTTCCTCCACGAGCTCGGCGTGATGGACCGCGTCACCGCGCGCGCCGGGCAGTACCCCGCCGACTACTACGACGACGAGACACTCGCCGAGCTCGACGGCATCCCGCTCCTGACCGACGAGCTCGACAGCAGCGGTCACCTCCAGATCTCGCAGGAGGTGGTGATCTCGCAGGAGCCCGACCTCGTCCTCGGCCAGGTCGACAACCTCTCCCGCGACACCCTCGACGCCGTCGGCATCCCCCTGCTCGAGGAGCCCGCCCTCTGCGGCACCGGCGGCCGGCCGGGCTTCGACGACGTCTACGACCAGCTCGAGACGTACGGAACGGTGTTCGGCCGCGAGGAGCAGGCCGAGGAGGCGATCACCGACCTCCGCTCCGAGCTGGCGGAGATCGAGGCCGAGGTGGGGTCGGAGGGCTCCGGCCGCACCGCCGCCGTGCTCTACCCGACCGTCGGCGGCGGGACGACCTACGCCTACGGCACCGGCAGCATGGCGCACCCGCAGCTCGAGGCCGCCGGCTTCGAGAACGTCTTCGGCGACGTCGACGAGCGGGTCTTCGAGGTCACGCTGGAGGAGCTGCTCGGCCGGGACCCCGACGTGCTGGTCCTGCTGCACAGCGAGGGCGACCCCGGTCCCGTCGAGCAGGCGATCACCGACCTGCCAGGCGCCGACGAGCTCACGGCCGTGCGCAACGGAGACGTGATGACGCAGCTCTTCAACTTCACCGAGCCGCCGAGCCCCTTGGCGTTCGACGGCCTCGCGCGCATCGTCGAGCGGTTCGGACCCGGCTCGTGATCGTCGCCGACGACCTCTCCTGGTCCTACGGCTCGTCGCGCGTGCTGGACGCCGTCTCGCTCGCCGCGCCGCACGGCCGCGTGCTCGGCCTGATCGGACCCAACGGGAGCGGCAAGACGACGCTCCTGCGCCTGCTGCACGGCGCCCTCGACAGCCCGACGGGGTCTGTCACCGTCGACGGCGAGACGCTCGCGTCGCTGCCACCGCGCGAGGCCGCGCGGAGGGTGGCGGTCGTCGTCCAGGAGGCGGGCGGCGAGTCGACGCTCACCGTCGCCGAGATGGTGCTGCTCGGCCGCGGGCCGCACCTGTCGACGTTCCAGCGCACCGGCGACGAGGACCGCCGCGTCGCCGCCGAGGCGCTCGCGCGGGTGGGTGCCTCGCACCTCGCGACCCGGTCCTTCGCCGGGCTGTCCGGTGGCGAGCGCCAGCGGGTGCTGATCGCCCGCGCGCTGACCCAGCAGGCCTCCCACCTGCTCCTCGACGAGCCGACCAACCACCTCGACATCCGCTTCCAGCACGAGGTCCTCGGCCTCGTCGCCGGGCTCGCCCACGACCTGCACCGCACCGTCGTGGTCGTGCTCCACGACCTCAACCTCGCCGCCCGCTACTGCGACGACCTGGTCCTCCTCGGCGACGGAGGCGTCGTCTCCGCCGGACCCGCCGACGACGTGCTGGTGCCCGAGCTGCTCGAACCGGTCTACGGCATCGGCGTGGAGCGCGTGCGCACCGGCGACCAGCTCCACCTGCTCTTCCAGCCCCTCCACCACCACCAGCAGCAGGAGACCGCACCCGCATGACCGAGCAGCAGCTCCAGGATTCGATCAACGACTACTGGACCCGTCGCGCACCCGACTACGACGCCTACCAGCAGCGCCCCGAGCGCCGTGA
This genomic interval carries:
- a CDS encoding ABC transporter substrate-binding protein, whose protein sequence is MPLAPTRITATLLLAGALAACGGEADEGSRPTSSSTGSYPVTVENCGADVTFEADPARVVLLKSSAVPFLHELGVMDRVTARAGQYPADYYDDETLAELDGIPLLTDELDSSGHLQISQEVVISQEPDLVLGQVDNLSRDTLDAVGIPLLEEPALCGTGGRPGFDDVYDQLETYGTVFGREEQAEEAITDLRSELAEIEAEVGSEGSGRTAAVLYPTVGGGTTYAYGTGSMAHPQLEAAGFENVFGDVDERVFEVTLEELLGRDPDVLVLLHSEGDPGPVEQAITDLPGADELTAVRNGDVMTQLFNFTEPPSPLAFDGLARIVERFGPGS
- a CDS encoding ABC transporter ATP-binding protein, whose amino-acid sequence is MTGGLSIRTRGLVHIYHVEEHDVAALSGVDLDVAAGEVVGLLGPSGSGKSTLMSLLAGILRPSAGKVFVGETEVSAVGSKVLDELRAGDVGLMLQGAARNLLPHVSAIDNVRFAQQPARRARREVPDPDEVLAEVGLAALTERPLGALTPAELQLAAVAAAVSTRPGLLLCDEPTSQLDHAARDRVLEVLTEVNRTHGTTVVLVTHDPEVARVLPRTVTIRDGRIGGEGRSGEEYAVVTADGFLPLPGHALDRLPPGTLVRLHEVDDHFELRAEEP
- a CDS encoding ATP-binding cassette domain-containing protein gives rise to the protein MSDLQATGLSVAWGGVVAVRPLDLAVPSGAVVAVTGPSGAGKSSLLWALARALRPAAASVTGTVRVGGSVVDDHDEAARRGVVLVPQRNALSATLTAHESVLVPLLAHRVPATEAWQRTDEALGRVGLTGSEQHLVDQLSGGQQQRVALARALALRPEVLLADESTSELDAGNRELVLAALHEEAARGAAVVLATHDPDAAAGAGAVLALDEGAAAWERGPVA
- the erm gene encoding 23S ribosomal RNA methyltransferase Erm, whose translation is MPRSRHGGRHELGQNFLHHAPTLRRIGELVDDTVGPILEIGSGDGAVTRVLVGRGRDVTAVELDEHRARRLRRDLPTARVEHADALRRPFDLPVVVGNVPFHLTTPILRRLLREQTWQHALLLVQWEVARKRAGVGGGTMMTAQAAPWFVFGLAGRVPAHGFAPQPSVDGGLLRIDRRAEPLVAHGERTAYDAFVHAVFTGRGGGLDRVLQGATRADGRSVRRAMARAEVDRRSLPRHLGPPQWAHLWHELGR
- a CDS encoding ABC transporter ATP-binding protein: MIVADDLSWSYGSSRVLDAVSLAAPHGRVLGLIGPNGSGKTTLLRLLHGALDSPTGSVTVDGETLASLPPREAARRVAVVVQEAGGESTLTVAEMVLLGRGPHLSTFQRTGDEDRRVAAEALARVGASHLATRSFAGLSGGERQRVLIARALTQQASHLLLDEPTNHLDIRFQHEVLGLVAGLAHDLHRTVVVVLHDLNLAARYCDDLVLLGDGGVVSAGPADDVLVPELLEPVYGIGVERVRTGDQLHLLFQPLHHHQQQETAPA
- a CDS encoding FtsX-like permease family protein, with the translated sequence MRGRRSPRAPGWSPLRHAWRSAVGHRRGQAAALLAVSALVTACTAFAPVYDRAMQQALVDTLVAQQGPGDRVVVLESASAVNAIGTTEARDPHELEAMVPAGVAARLGPAVLERRALVSPTTGEVPPNGLLVWRDGACDHLRLLSGRCPEASGEILVSEADVDHFGLTVGSSLAVAPAEEGPDLPLEVVGTYAVAGGDWWQGLRLVGTSMPAAGGTDPSAAHDAWVTAEETFTDAAVLPAESSRAGALVPSGTDVDDLFALDSSLDAWAEDVRGQGDDLRVLSSVDDAAEDVRDQAALGARTVPLLLAPLAVLAVFVLWLVLVAATQQRRGEVAVARLRGRGPAGAVGLLLVELLPVLLAGVVPGVAIALAGGVVVRTLLPGPAALELAPGLVTAVLVAVLALVLTTLAAAVRVAREPLDALVRSGRSGGGSWRLGATDAVLLAAAGTGALAFVAGSLTGAAALAGPALLALVVGLLLSHVVAPVGTRVGRWFLRRGRLVTGLTLLDLGRRRETRVLVAVLTVASALAVFSLDALVVGERNRANASEHDAGAPVVLAIEGHDLDRVRTALAAADPTAERATPVVLADGTLAVDPEPFHRIAYFPRGAPTAEEWRAIEPPGHPAVELTGSRVSLVVEAADDFAVQDVLAVPSELRLALVVTATTGVRHTVPLGPVPAAGTRATLTGRMPMCGAGCRLAAIQMSAAQGSITTGGLRFGGLRVDGAPVDLGTSAEDWNASEDEHTVLRPVAGDPADALTLLVSVRGFYPVDLTPAWIPPTLHAIVPSGRGADDLVVTGVDGSDRAADVVGRTTLLPAMPARSALVDLDAATRGRDITFDALLQVWLDDDPALVADVEDSLRASGVSVTDVRRHSAISRSYSHTVPTWSLALGAVVGPVVVLVAVLVLLVLAVIGWRSRSRDLAILRLNGAGRRTTARLAAWAHLPAVIAAVLAGAGAGVAGARLAMSDVAFFPDPPTVPVVDTALAWPAVLLVAATCAVVLPVAVVVSGLAVARRAHLERAGEAT
- a CDS encoding FecCD family ABC transporter permease — translated: MAATRRRTTTWLVGLVLGLVVTMVAGVGTGAFSVPAGTVAQVVAHHLLGWPGERTWSAPVDAIVWQVRLPRVLLGALVGAGLAICGVALQAMVRNVLADPYLLGVNSGASSGAAAAILFGVGAGFVDHALQVTAFLGALAASLLVFLVARTAGRVTSVRLLLAGVAVGYALYALTSFLIFASGSAEGARSVMFWLLGSLALAQWDLPFAVVAVVVLLSIALLTVWGRRLDALAVGDETAHTLGVRPERFRLQLLVVVALCVGVVVAAAGSIGFVGLVVPHLARRAVGGAHVRVVVVAALMGAILLIWADILARTVFAPQEVPIGIITSLVGAPFLLVLIRRLHATSA